ACACTCGGAATCCCTATCAACTCTTTAAGCGCGCCGAAGATTCTGCTCCAGTTACCTTGCACATGCTCCTCAAATCTGTGGAGAAGTCCTTGTTCCTTCATCGGTTAGAAACCTGAAAATTATTATTTATGAATTTACTGTTCTTGATGTGGCTGGTGAATCTATACCGGAGCCGGTGAAAGTAAGGCTACATCGTGGAAACACCGCTGTCATTGTGGTTGATATGCAGAATGACTTTTGCAAGCCTTCTGGCAAGCTGTTCGTGCCAGCCTCTGTCGAAACAATTCCGAAAATTGGGCAGGTTCTGGAGAAGGCCCGGCAATCAGATGTCATGATTGTTTACACTCAGGATTGGCACATGAAGGATGACCCTGAGTTCGCTATATGGGGGGAGCATGCGCTGGAGGGCAGCTGGGGGGCGGAGATAGTTGATGAACTGAGGCCCCGGGCTGGCGATGTCGTGGTCAAGAAGCTGCGATACGACGCCTTTTACGGCACAAGCCTCGACCACATCCTCAGACTACGTCAAATAGAGAACATAGTTGTAACGGGCACGGTAGCCAACATCTGCGTCCTCCACACGGCTGGAAGCGCCGCCCTCAGATGGTACAAAGTCTACCTACCCATAGACTGTGTCTCGGCTTTGAATGATTTCGATTACCGAGCCACCCTTCGTCAGGTAAGCTTCCTCTATAGGGGTATTTTAACAAGGTCTGAGCTACTAGAGTTTGAGAAATGAGGCGTATGCCGAGGCTTTACATAGCGGACGAAAGAGCAATCAAGTCCGGTGAAGCAACCGACATCTATTTTCTCCGTGCAAAAACAATTCTTGAGAAAACTGGGGCTTCGTCGACGAGGGTCGTAGCTGAGATTCATAGCTATGGTTTACCTGAGGGCTATGAATGGGCTGTGTTCACAGGTCTTGAGGAAGTTGTGTATCTTCTAGAGGGGGTGCCGGTTGACCTTTACGCGATGCCTGAGGGAACAGTGTTCCGGGCGATGGAGCCTGTTGCAAGAATTGAGGGGGCATATGGAGACTTCGGCGTCTACGAGCCGGCGATTCTTGGCATGCTTAGACACTCAACAAGTGTTTCGACAAAGGCTGCACGAGTGAAACTCGCAGCAAACGGGAAACCCGTTCTCTTTTTCGGAATAAGATGTGTCCACCCAGCTATTTCGCCTATGGTTGACAGAGCGGCTTATGTCGGAGGATGCGACGCTGTCTCAGGTGTGGCGGGCGCCGTAATGCTCGAGCTTGAGCCGACGGGCACGATGCCGCATGCGTTGATGCTGGTTCTCGGGGATGAGAAGAAAGCTTGGAAACTTTTCCACGAAGTAATGCCTGAAAATGTTCCCCGAATAGCTTTGGTTGACACGTTTTTTGATGAGCGGGTGGAGGCTCTTGAGGCGGCGGAGACGTTGGGAAAGAATCTCTACGGGGTGAGGCTGGACACTCCGAGTTCTAGGAGAGGCAACATGAGAAAGATTGTTCAAGAGGTTCGTTGGACACTTGACATACATGGGCACCGTCACGTCAAAATATTCGTGAGCGGAGGGCTCGACGAAAAAAATGTCATGGAGCTCGTTGACCTAGTGGATGGTTTCGGCGTAGGCACATCTATTGCCTTTCCACCGTCCATAGACCTAGCTCTCGACATCGTCGAAAAAGATGGCGAGCCCTTATCCAAGAGAGGCAAGCTGCCTGGAAGGAAGCAGGTTTACAGATGTGAGAAACTGCATGACACTGTGGTGCCATGGGATAAAGTGGTTGAGAAATGCGTGGTTTGTGGCGGGCCGGTGGAGCCCCTGGTGAAGCAAATATTGTCGAAAGGGAAGCTGGTGTCAGACCTGCCAGACGCGAAAAAGGTTAGAGAGCATGTTCTTGGCCAGGTTGAAAAACTGGCTTCCGCCGACATCTCCAAGTGGGGCCCTGTTTTTAGCGGATGATGCCGCCTTTAGCTATCTTGAGCAGGTCGAGAATTTCGTCTACTTCGGCGGGGCTGAGGCCAGCTTCCTCGATAAGGGCCTGTTTGATGGTCTTGTTCTCGGCCAGCATTTTCTTCGCAACCCTGGCCGCCTTATCGTAACCAATCCTCGGCGCAACCACGGTTACCAGAGCAGGGCTCTTCTCGGCAAGCTGCCTCGCCCTTTCGGTGTTGACGGTGATTCCGCGGATGCATTTGACGGCGAGGTTTGTGCAGGCGTTGGACATTATCTCTATTGATTCAAGAAGGTCGTAGGCTATCAGTGGGAAACCCATGTTTAGCTCCAGCTCGCCAATTCTACAACTTTCCATAATGGCGCGGTCGTAGCCGATAACTTGAGCGGCAACAAGCATCGTTGACTCAAGTATGACGGGGTTGACTTTTCCAGGCATGATGGATGAGCCGGGTTGGACTGCGGGTAGCTCGATTTCGTTGATTCCAGTGTTGGGGCCTGAGGACAGTATGCGGAGGTCGTTGCAAATCTTGAGAAGGGAGACGGCAAGGCTTCTCAGTGCCGCTGATGCCTCGAGACAGCAGTCTCTCGTTCCCATCGCCTCAAACCTGTTATCAGCTATCCTGAAACGCAGTCCAGTTATCTCGTTTAGCTTCTCCACCACGAGTCGGGCGAATTCGGGATGTGCGTTCAAACCCGTGCCTGTAGCAGTCCCGCCGATGGGCAGCTCATAGAGACTCTCCAAAGCGTTCAAAACCCTTCTACGACCCTTTCTTACCATGGTGGCGTATCCCGAGAATTCTTGCCCGAACGTAACGGGAACAGCGTCTTGGAAATGTGTGCGGCCTGATTTGACAAAGTCTTTAAACTCTTCAGCCTTTTTCATCAGTTCTGTTTCCAGTAGCTCGAGAGCTGGAAGAAGCTTCTTGACTATTTGATACGCTGCGGCCACGTTCATCACGGTTGGAATGACATCGTTGGTCGACTGCCCCATATTTACATGGTCGTTGGGATGGATGGTTTTCTTGTCACCTCTACTGAGTCCAAGTATCTCCAACGCTCTGTTGGCTATGACTTCGTTTGCGTTCATGTTTGTCGAGGTTCCTGACCCTGTTTGGAAGACATCGACAACAAAGTGTTTATCATGTTTACCCTCCGCCACCTCCAAAGCGGCTTTTGAGATGGCTTCTCCAATTCTTTTGTCGAGGAGACCGAGAGCCATGTTGGCTTCAGCGGCCGCGTGTTTCAGCAGCCCCAGTGCCCAGATAAACGCTCTCTGAAATCTGAGACCTGAAATGGGGAAATTATCCACGGCTCGGGCCGTCTGGGCACCGTAGAGTGCGTCGGCGGGGACTCGCATCTCGCCCAAGGTATCCGACTCGATTCTGAAAGACATCGTATATACAATTCCTCGGCGCGATTTATACTAAATCAGCCCCGTCTCGTGAATAATTTTCTCAATATCGGCTTTGCCCAATTGCTTTTTGTGTAAAATTGTGTATCTTTCTCTTCTGAGGTTGGGGGCGAGTTTAACCGCTTCTGTGAACAGCTCCTCGTCGACGTTAATGTCTTTTAGGGTGTTTGGTGCGCCTATGGTTTTGAGGCTTTCCTTCACTTTTTCCCACCTCGCGCCATGTAGCCTTAGTGTAAATATGGTTGCGATGCCGCATCTCTCGCCGTGGAGAGCGGGCTTGTCCATTAGCGTCTCAAGAGCATGTGCTATGAGGTGTTCTCCTCCGCTGCATGGTCTGCTACTTCCGGCCACACCCATAGCGACACCCGCGCTAATCAGAGCTTCTACAACAGTCCGCACACCCTCAATAGAGTTATTCCTAATCTCTTTCGCTGACCTGACTATGACGGAGCCGCTGAGATAAGCCAAGTGCGCGGCGTATCTTCCATAGTATTCTCCTGTTTCCCGGTGGGCGAGCCACCAGTCTCTCACCGCACTGTG
The sequence above is drawn from the Candidatus Caldarchaeum subterraneum genome and encodes:
- a CDS encoding nicotinate phosphoribosyltransferase, which produces MRRMPRLYIADERAIKSGEATDIYFLRAKTILEKTGASSTRVVAEIHSYGLPEGYEWAVFTGLEEVVYLLEGVPVDLYAMPEGTVFRAMEPVARIEGAYGDFGVYEPAILGMLRHSTSVSTKAARVKLAANGKPVLFFGIRCVHPAISPMVDRAAYVGGCDAVSGVAGAVMLELEPTGTMPHALMLVLGDEKKAWKLFHEVMPENVPRIALVDTFFDERVEALEAAETLGKNLYGVRLDTPSSRRGNMRKIVQEVRWTLDIHGHRHVKIFVSGGLDEKNVMELVDLVDGFGVGTSIAFPPSIDLALDIVEKDGEPLSKRGKLPGRKQVYRCEKLHDTVVPWDKVVEKCVVCGGPVEPLVKQILSKGKLVSDLPDAKKVREHVLGQVEKLASADISKWGPVFSG
- a CDS encoding isochorismatase; the protein is MAGESIPEPVKVRLHRGNTAVIVVDMQNDFCKPSGKLFVPASVETIPKIGQVLEKARQSDVMIVYTQDWHMKDDPEFAIWGEHALEGSWGAEIVDELRPRAGDVVVKKLRYDAFYGTSLDHILRLRQIENIVVTGTVANICVLHTAGSAALRWYKVYLPIDCVSALNDFDYRATLRQVSFLYRGILTRSELLEFEK
- a CDS encoding glycerol-1-phosphate dehydrogenase [NAD(P)]; this translates as MHKHEMELPHFVVIGHDLAQTIIEHLKLHGFKAPLMITSNTPYRVFGSKIEALMESGIKLSTIDVEEVYGDLEKLTKMGGFDVILGVGGGRVMDISKVVAEKTGRPFISIPTVASHDGIASPMTSYRQNGKAYSRKSVMPLEIYADIDVISRSPRRYLMSGCGDLVAKHSAVRDWWLAHRETGEYYGRYAAHLAYLSGSVIVRSAKEIRNNSIEGVRTVVEALISAGVAMGVAGSSRPCSGGEHLIAHALETLMDKPALHGERCGIATIFTLRLHGARWEKVKESLKTIGAPNTLKDINVDEELFTEAVKLAPNLRRERYTILHKKQLGKADIEKIIHETGLI
- a CDS encoding fumarate hydratase, class II — protein: MSFRIESDTLGEMRVPADALYGAQTARAVDNFPISGLRFQRAFIWALGLLKHAAAEANMALGLLDKRIGEAISKAALEVAEGKHDKHFVVDVFQTGSGTSTNMNANEVIANRALEILGLSRGDKKTIHPNDHVNMGQSTNDVIPTVMNVAAAYQIVKKLLPALELLETELMKKAEEFKDFVKSGRTHFQDAVPVTFGQEFSGYATMVRKGRRRVLNALESLYELPIGGTATGTGLNAHPEFARLVVEKLNEITGLRFRIADNRFEAMGTRDCCLEASAALRSLAVSLLKICNDLRILSSGPNTGINEIELPAVQPGSSIMPGKVNPVILESTMLVAAQVIGYDRAIMESCRIGELELNMGFPLIAYDLLESIEIMSNACTNLAVKCIRGITVNTERARQLAEKSPALVTVVAPRIGYDKAARVAKKMLAENKTIKQALIEEAGLSPAEVDEILDLLKIAKGGIIR